From a single Vibrio toranzoniae genomic region:
- the typA gene encoding translational GTPase TypA, translating into MSTPQIDKLRNIAIIAHVDHGKTTLVDKLLQQSGTLESRGEAEERVMDSNDIEKERGITILAKNTAINWNDYRINIVDTPGHADFGGEVERIMSMVDSVLLIVDAVDGPMPQTRFVTQKAFAHGLKPIVVINKIDRPGARPDWVMDQVFDLFDNLGATDEQLDFTVVYASALNGWATMEEGEVGTDMEPLFQAVVDTVDAPAVDLDGSLQMQISQLDYSAYVGVIGVARVTRGSVKPNQQVTIVGSDGKKRNGKVGTVLGYLGLDRHEVEQANAGDIIAITGLGELKISDTICDVNNVEAMEALSVDEPTVTMTFQVNTSPFAGKEGKFVTSRNILERLEKELVHNVALRVEETDSPDRFRVSGRGELHLSILIENMRREGFELAVSRPEVIIKEENGQKMEPFETVTIDVLEEHQGAIMESIGLRKGELTDMAPDGKGRVRMDFMMPSRGLIGFQTEFLTMTSGSGLIYHSYDHYGPYKGGIIGQRNNGVLISNATGKALTYALFFLQARGRLFTEHADEVYEGQVIGIHNRSNDLTVNCLKGKQLTNVRASGTDEAQVLSPPIKHTLEQALEFIDEDELVEVTPLNVRIRKKLLTENERKRASRPAKD; encoded by the coding sequence ATGTCTACTCCACAGATTGATAAGTTAAGAAATATCGCGATCATCGCGCACGTTGACCACGGTAAAACGACTTTGGTTGATAAACTGCTACAACAGTCAGGCACTCTTGAGTCTCGTGGTGAAGCTGAAGAGCGTGTCATGGATTCGAATGACATCGAAAAAGAGCGTGGCATTACCATTCTTGCTAAAAACACAGCAATTAACTGGAATGATTACCGCATCAACATCGTAGATACTCCGGGACACGCGGACTTCGGTGGTGAAGTTGAGCGTATCATGTCTATGGTTGATTCTGTTCTGCTTATCGTTGACGCAGTTGATGGCCCAATGCCTCAAACTCGTTTCGTAACGCAAAAAGCATTCGCACACGGCCTTAAGCCAATCGTTGTAATCAACAAGATTGACCGCCCAGGTGCTCGTCCTGATTGGGTTATGGATCAAGTGTTCGACCTTTTCGACAACCTAGGTGCTACTGATGAGCAGCTGGACTTCACCGTTGTTTACGCTTCAGCTCTAAACGGCTGGGCAACAATGGAAGAAGGCGAAGTTGGTACAGACATGGAACCATTGTTCCAAGCAGTTGTTGATACAGTAGATGCGCCTGCCGTTGACCTTGACGGTTCTCTACAGATGCAAATTTCGCAACTTGATTACAGCGCTTACGTCGGTGTTATCGGTGTTGCTCGTGTTACACGTGGTTCTGTTAAGCCAAACCAACAAGTAACTATCGTTGGTTCTGACGGTAAGAAACGTAACGGTAAAGTCGGTACGGTTCTAGGTTACCTAGGCCTTGACCGTCACGAAGTTGAACAAGCGAATGCTGGTGACATCATTGCGATTACTGGTCTTGGTGAGCTGAAAATTTCAGACACTATCTGTGACGTAAACAATGTTGAAGCGATGGAAGCTCTGTCTGTTGATGAACCAACAGTAACAATGACGTTCCAAGTAAACACTTCTCCGTTCGCGGGTAAAGAAGGTAAGTTTGTTACTTCACGTAACATCCTTGAGCGTCTAGAAAAAGAACTCGTACACAACGTTGCACTGCGTGTTGAAGAAACTGACAGTCCAGACCGTTTCCGTGTATCAGGTCGTGGTGAACTTCACCTATCTATCCTGATCGAAAACATGCGTCGTGAAGGTTTTGAGCTAGCAGTATCTCGTCCAGAAGTAATCATTAAAGAAGAAAATGGCCAGAAAATGGAACCGTTTGAAACGGTGACTATCGATGTACTTGAAGAGCACCAAGGTGCAATCATGGAAAGCATCGGTCTGCGTAAAGGTGAGCTAACGGATATGGCTCCAGATGGTAAAGGCCGTGTTCGCATGGACTTCATGATGCCTTCTCGTGGTCTTATCGGTTTCCAAACTGAATTTCTAACAATGACGTCTGGTTCTGGTCTTATCTACCACTCATACGATCACTACGGCCCTTACAAAGGCGGTATCATTGGTCAGCGTAATAACGGTGTTCTTATCTCGAACGCAACGGGTAAAGCTCTGACTTACGCACTATTCTTCCTTCAAGCTCGTGGTCGTCTATTCACAGAGCACGCGGATGAAGTTTATGAAGGTCAAGTCATCGGTATTCACAACCGTTCAAACGACCTGACAGTAAACTGTCTGAAAGGTAAGCAACTAACGAACGTTCGTGCATCTGGTACTGATGAAGCACAAGTTCTTTCTCCACCGATCAAGCACACTCTAGAGCAAGCTCTTGAGTTTATCGATGAAGATGAGCTAGTAGAAGTAACGCCGCTAAACGTACGTATCCGTAAGAAGCTTCTTACTGAAAACGAACGTAAGCGCGCTTCTCGCCCTGCTAAAGACTAA
- a CDS encoding AAA family ATPase, giving the protein MKPIIITGGPGAGKTTLVNALGDEGYPIFSESSRQLIEQQSQLEGGVLPWLDLPGFARLCLTVMREQKEQANQHQITFLDRAIPDICGYLTQANLEINEIYREASKGYHSQVLFCRPEASIYVQDDVRPYPFEEALEIHHTLVNVYQELGYAVVEVPFMSVTERVQFVESHLGIKS; this is encoded by the coding sequence ATGAAGCCAATCATTATCACTGGCGGTCCCGGAGCCGGAAAAACGACCTTAGTTAATGCCTTAGGTGACGAAGGTTACCCTATCTTTTCTGAATCCTCTCGCCAGTTAATTGAACAGCAAAGCCAGCTTGAAGGTGGGGTCCTGCCTTGGCTAGACTTACCGGGATTTGCTCGCCTGTGTTTAACTGTGATGCGTGAACAGAAGGAACAAGCTAATCAACATCAGATTACGTTTCTCGATCGCGCGATCCCAGACATTTGTGGTTACCTAACTCAGGCTAACCTTGAGATTAATGAGATTTACCGAGAAGCCAGCAAAGGCTATCACTCCCAAGTCTTGTTCTGTCGACCAGAAGCCTCTATTTATGTGCAAGATGACGTGCGTCCTTATCCCTTTGAAGAAGCATTAGAGATTCATCATACGTTAGTCAACGTTTATCAAGAACTAGGTTATGCGGTGGTTGAAGTACCATTTATGTCGGTAACAGAGCGAGTGCAATTCGTTGAAAGTCACCTGGGAATCAAAAGCTAG
- a CDS encoding virulence factor BrkB family protein, producing the protein MNELQEGYKLKIKNAITGSIQFSRYLLTRMTHDRVNVNAGYLAYITLLSIVPMLTVLLSTLSSFSVFSDVGLVIQNFIITNFVPASGDAVNGALLEFVANTGKMTAVGSVFLFIAALMLISNIDKNLNYIWRVTEKRRAVLSFSMYWMVLTLGPILVGASIAVTSYVTSLSLLQHDIVSDAFNTVIRKLPLIISFLAFFGLYLLVPNKKVRFSHAAVGSLVAALLFEFSKKGFAAYITQFPSYQLIYGALAAIPILFVWIYLCWLIVLVGAEVTAALGEHEQWSGSQEVVHSSDKDKITEQGNNSDSTDPESK; encoded by the coding sequence ATGAACGAGTTACAAGAGGGTTACAAGTTGAAGATAAAAAACGCAATCACTGGAAGTATCCAGTTTTCCCGCTATCTTCTCACGCGGATGACACACGATAGAGTGAACGTAAATGCGGGCTACTTGGCTTACATTACTTTACTCTCGATTGTACCGATGCTGACGGTTTTGCTCTCTACCTTGTCTTCGTTTTCAGTTTTTTCCGATGTCGGTCTGGTGATTCAAAACTTCATTATTACCAACTTTGTGCCTGCGTCAGGTGATGCGGTAAACGGTGCCTTGCTTGAGTTTGTCGCCAATACGGGCAAGATGACGGCGGTGGGCAGTGTGTTTTTGTTTATCGCAGCCTTGATGCTGATTTCCAATATAGATAAGAACCTGAACTACATTTGGCGTGTGACCGAAAAGCGACGTGCGGTGTTGTCTTTTTCTATGTATTGGATGGTATTAACGCTTGGACCTATTTTGGTAGGAGCGAGCATTGCAGTCACTTCTTATGTGACTTCCTTAAGTTTGTTGCAACATGACATTGTGTCTGACGCATTTAACACGGTCATTCGAAAGCTTCCTTTGATCATTTCCTTCTTGGCTTTCTTCGGTTTGTATCTGCTAGTGCCAAATAAAAAGGTACGCTTTTCTCATGCGGCTGTTGGTTCTCTCGTTGCGGCTCTGTTGTTCGAATTCAGCAAGAAAGGCTTTGCGGCTTACATTACTCAGTTTCCGTCTTACCAGTTGATTTACGGTGCGCTAGCGGCGATTCCGATTCTCTTTGTTTGGATTTATTTGTGTTGGCTTATCGTGTTAGTCGGGGCTGAAGTGACCGCTGCGCTTGGTGAGCACGAACAGTGGAGTGGTTCGCAAGAAGTGGTACACTCGTCAGATAAAGACAAAATCACAGAGCAAGGAAACAATAGTGATAGCACTGATCCAGAGAGTAAGTGA
- the dtd gene encoding D-aminoacyl-tRNA deacylase, whose amino-acid sequence MIALIQRVSDAAVRVDGEVVGEIEQGLLVLLGVEKGDDEAKAKRLMERVTTYRVFEDENGKMNLNVKQVEGKVLVVSQFTLPADTKKGTRAGFSRGAHPEDAERLYDFFSDQCESVLPTERGRFAADMKVSLVNDGPVTFWLQV is encoded by the coding sequence GTGATAGCACTGATCCAGAGAGTAAGTGACGCTGCCGTCCGTGTTGATGGCGAAGTCGTTGGCGAGATAGAGCAAGGTTTGTTGGTGCTGTTAGGCGTAGAAAAAGGTGACGACGAAGCCAAAGCGAAGCGTTTGATGGAACGAGTGACCACTTATCGTGTCTTTGAAGATGAAAACGGAAAAATGAACCTCAACGTAAAGCAAGTTGAAGGTAAAGTGTTGGTGGTTTCTCAATTTACACTACCAGCCGATACTAAGAAGGGAACTCGAGCGGGTTTCTCTCGTGGTGCCCACCCTGAAGATGCAGAGCGTCTTTACGATTTTTTTTCTGACCAATGTGAATCAGTATTGCCAACGGAACGTGGCCGATTCGCAGCCGACATGAAAGTGTCGTTGGTTAATGATGGTCCAGTGACATTCTGGCTACAGGTTTAA
- a CDS encoding bifunctional GNAT family N-acetyltransferase/hotdog fold thioesterase, which yields MFKLITPTTENQLNKYYHFRWQMLREPWRMPVGSERDEYDPMSHHRVIVDGRGRPMAIGRLYITSDLEGQIRYMAVKKSRQSKGMGSLILVALESLARQEGAKRLVCNAREDAISFYEKNEFECRGEISDQRGPVRHQQMVKHLDPMADVLRKPEWCNELQQRWEHQIPISDKMGIKINQYTGYQFECSAQLNPNLNPHNTMFAGSAFTLATLTGWGMTWLLMKERGLSGDIVLADSNIRYRHPVEQNPVAATSLDGISGDLDRLASGRKARIIIHVTIRSGDVEAVEFTGTYMLIPDYKEILSTDNKVSE from the coding sequence ATGTTTAAACTCATAACTCCAACCACCGAAAATCAACTGAATAAGTATTACCATTTTCGATGGCAGATGCTGCGTGAGCCTTGGCGTATGCCCGTTGGCTCAGAGCGTGATGAATACGATCCTATGAGTCATCATCGTGTGATTGTGGATGGTCGAGGTCGTCCAATGGCGATTGGTCGCCTATATATTACCTCCGATCTAGAAGGTCAAATCCGCTACATGGCGGTGAAGAAATCTCGCCAAAGTAAAGGCATGGGCTCACTTATCTTGGTTGCGTTAGAGTCGCTGGCCCGTCAAGAGGGGGCCAAGCGCTTGGTGTGTAATGCTCGTGAAGATGCGATCTCATTCTATGAAAAGAATGAATTTGAATGTCGCGGTGAGATTAGTGACCAACGTGGCCCCGTTCGTCATCAACAGATGGTTAAGCACCTTGACCCTATGGCTGACGTGCTTCGCAAACCAGAATGGTGTAATGAACTGCAGCAGCGTTGGGAGCATCAAATTCCAATCAGTGACAAAATGGGCATCAAGATCAACCAGTATACTGGCTATCAGTTTGAGTGTAGTGCTCAGTTGAACCCCAACCTCAATCCTCACAACACTATGTTTGCAGGTTCGGCCTTTACCTTAGCGACCTTAACGGGCTGGGGAATGACTTGGTTACTGATGAAAGAGCGAGGCCTTAGTGGTGATATTGTGCTGGCAGACAGTAATATTCGTTACCGTCACCCAGTCGAGCAAAATCCGGTTGCGGCGACATCTCTAGATGGAATAAGTGGTGATTTGGATCGTCTCGCTTCAGGCAGGAAGGCTCGTATTATTATTCACGTGACGATTCGCAGTGGCGATGTGGAAGCGGTGGAGTTTACGGGAACCTATATGCTGATTCCTGACTACAAGGAAATCCTATCGACTGATAACAAGGTGAGTGAATAA
- a CDS encoding AsmA family protein, translated as MKKVFMVFGIVLAIAVAVIAALLLSLQTQYRADVANFFIKHTLEQPLLIEDVEYQAPYHITLMGITQNRPEKKSPLYIDKVSMWFSPSSIVQAKLVLDSVLISGLQLEVDDLKNLTSVLTQPNLKLHQLAINNLDFSTPDFNARGIDLQISDPIWDGHNSLLPYGKTQLSTTQLYWQDEAFDNLLIDLELKPSDSTLYGASFDWRGAKVSGQAEQYQRDWSLVNVTIDGLRLNQKQTQSLLNKQWDMTGIQINHINSLDILRSDLEWADGHLASFDASLENIQLPFELWQQQNAIFSLQAEGVTLDNDQFIDPSLKLNLEPNRILIEDFYTQFLQGSVQLNGKVTPDAIDLAQLDLQGIKWLTESQDNHLPAARLIPWLRQLQNVEINRLNIERSQLIQLAEKPYWQISGLHVEGHQVQLLQDRKLGLWQGELLASANDASYQNILSAQPVIEMNSKQGKWTLTRLFMPLKHGYIEADATLDFNQISKPWSVDISADGLPISLMLQPLELPLDATGYGEFELQAAGLYGDSLMLGYSTTGQLTGSVRQGVMTFNDTLSEASTDNVFEIPEFNANFDRGRFTLEPVHIIGASAAEKGTQRVQTLNGEVKGELDLLKTERHTLSITLSDQCHQISGKLDQAEYSEINDCQQKSATPQE; from the coding sequence ATGAAAAAGGTATTCATGGTATTCGGTATTGTGCTGGCTATCGCCGTTGCGGTTATCGCTGCGTTGTTATTAAGCCTGCAGACTCAATACCGTGCTGATGTTGCTAATTTTTTTATAAAACATACGCTTGAACAACCTCTACTCATTGAAGATGTTGAGTATCAGGCGCCTTATCACATCACTTTGATGGGTATTACCCAAAATCGACCTGAAAAAAAGTCGCCTTTGTACATCGACAAAGTCAGTATGTGGTTTAGCCCTAGCTCTATAGTTCAAGCCAAACTGGTCTTGGATTCAGTGTTGATCAGCGGTCTGCAGTTAGAAGTTGATGATTTAAAAAACCTCACATCAGTACTTACGCAGCCAAACCTCAAGCTTCACCAGTTGGCCATCAATAATCTAGATTTCTCGACCCCAGACTTTAATGCGCGAGGCATTGATCTTCAGATCTCCGATCCCATATGGGACGGGCACAACTCATTATTACCTTATGGCAAAACCCAACTCTCAACCACGCAACTGTATTGGCAAGACGAAGCATTCGATAACCTGTTGATTGACCTCGAACTAAAGCCGAGTGACAGCACTCTTTATGGCGCTTCATTTGACTGGCGTGGCGCTAAGGTTTCCGGTCAAGCAGAACAATATCAACGTGACTGGTCTTTGGTGAACGTGACGATCGATGGTTTACGACTCAACCAAAAACAGACCCAAAGCCTATTGAACAAACAATGGGATATGACAGGTATCCAGATCAATCACATCAACAGCTTAGATATTTTGCGTAGTGACCTAGAATGGGCAGACGGGCACCTCGCATCCTTTGACGCCTCATTAGAAAACATACAGTTGCCTTTTGAATTGTGGCAACAACAGAACGCCATTTTTTCTCTACAAGCTGAAGGCGTCACCTTAGACAATGACCAATTCATCGACCCAAGCCTTAAGCTCAACCTAGAGCCCAACCGAATTCTGATTGAAGACTTCTATACTCAGTTTCTTCAAGGCAGTGTTCAGCTCAATGGCAAGGTGACGCCTGATGCCATTGATTTAGCACAGCTCGACCTGCAAGGCATCAAGTGGCTTACCGAAAGCCAAGATAATCACCTACCAGCCGCACGCCTAATACCATGGCTGAGACAACTCCAGAACGTCGAAATTAACCGACTTAACATAGAACGCAGCCAACTCATCCAGCTCGCAGAAAAACCTTACTGGCAGATATCAGGGCTGCATGTAGAAGGGCATCAAGTTCAACTGTTGCAAGATAGAAAGCTAGGCTTGTGGCAAGGAGAGTTATTGGCAAGCGCCAACGATGCCAGCTATCAAAACATTCTCAGTGCTCAGCCTGTGATTGAGATGAATAGTAAACAAGGAAAGTGGACGTTAACACGCCTGTTTATGCCATTGAAACATGGTTATATTGAAGCGGACGCCACCTTAGACTTCAATCAAATCAGCAAACCGTGGAGTGTCGATATCTCGGCTGATGGATTACCGATATCATTAATGTTACAACCATTGGAGTTACCACTCGATGCAACAGGCTACGGGGAGTTCGAACTTCAAGCCGCGGGTTTATATGGTGATTCATTAATGCTTGGCTACTCAACCACTGGCCAACTCACCGGTAGCGTTCGCCAAGGGGTGATGACCTTTAACGATACGCTTTCTGAGGCATCGACTGATAACGTGTTTGAAATCCCAGAATTCAATGCGAATTTTGACCGTGGACGCTTCACACTTGAACCAGTGCACATTATTGGTGCATCCGCAGCCGAGAAAGGTACGCAAAGGGTTCAAACGTTAAATGGTGAGGTAAAGGGAGAGCTCGACTTGCTTAAAACTGAGCGACATACGCTATCCATTACTCTGTCTGACCAATGCCATCAAATCTCAGGAAAGCTCGACCAAGCTGAATATTCAGAGATAAATGACTGCCAACAAAAAAGCGCGACTCCGCAGGAGTAG
- the pckA gene encoding phosphoenolpyruvate carboxykinase (ATP), giving the protein MTVMEHTKAAQIDLTKHGLTGVTEVLRNPSYEQLFVEETLPGLEGYEKGVVTELGSVAVDTGIFTGRSPKDKYIVKDDTTRDTMWWSDQGKNDNKPITPELWNELKELVTTQLSGKRLFVIDGYCGANPDTRLSVRIITEVAWQAHFVKNMFIRPTDEELATFEPDFVVMNGAKTTNPNWEKQGLNSENFVAFNLTERVQIIGGTWYGGEMKKGMFAMMNYLLPLQGIASMHCSANVGEKGDVAVFFGLSGTGKTTLSTDPKRELIGDDEHGWDDDGIFNFEGGCYAKTIRLSKEAEPEIYNAIRRDALLENVTVRGDGSIDFDDGSKTENTRVSYPIHHIENIVKPVSKAGHAKKVIFLTADAFGVLPPVSKLTPEQTKYHFLSGFTAKLAGTERGITEPTPTFSAAFGAAFLTLHPTQYAEVLVKRMEAAGAEAYLVNTGWNGSGKRISIKDTRGIIDAILDGSIDNADTKVIPMFNLEVPLALHDVDSTILDPRDTYTDPLQWESKAKDLATRFINNFDKYTDNAEGQSLVAAGPQLD; this is encoded by the coding sequence ATGACCGTTATGGAACATACAAAGGCTGCACAAATTGATCTAACTAAGCACGGACTGACAGGCGTTACTGAAGTTCTTCGTAACCCTAGCTACGAGCAGCTATTCGTTGAAGAAACACTGCCAGGTTTAGAGGGCTACGAAAAAGGCGTAGTAACGGAACTTGGCTCTGTTGCGGTTGACACTGGTATCTTTACTGGCCGCTCACCAAAAGATAAATACATTGTTAAAGATGACACGACCCGCGATACCATGTGGTGGTCAGATCAAGGCAAAAATGACAACAAACCGATTACACCTGAATTATGGAATGAGCTGAAAGAGCTTGTGACAACTCAGCTATCTGGCAAGCGCCTGTTTGTGATTGATGGTTACTGTGGTGCGAACCCAGATACGCGCTTAAGTGTTCGTATTATCACTGAAGTAGCGTGGCAAGCGCACTTCGTTAAGAACATGTTCATTCGTCCAACTGACGAAGAGCTTGCAACGTTCGAACCTGATTTTGTGGTAATGAACGGTGCTAAAACAACCAACCCGAACTGGGAGAAGCAGGGCCTAAACTCTGAAAACTTCGTTGCGTTCAACCTGACAGAGCGCGTTCAAATCATTGGTGGTACTTGGTACGGCGGTGAGATGAAAAAAGGCATGTTCGCAATGATGAACTACCTACTTCCTCTGCAAGGCATTGCTTCAATGCACTGTAGTGCAAACGTAGGCGAGAAAGGCGATGTAGCCGTATTCTTCGGCCTATCAGGTACGGGGAAAACAACACTATCGACGGATCCTAAGCGTGAGCTGATCGGTGATGATGAGCATGGTTGGGATGACGACGGTATCTTCAACTTTGAAGGCGGTTGTTACGCGAAGACGATTCGCCTATCGAAAGAAGCGGAACCTGAAATCTACAACGCAATCCGTCGTGATGCCCTACTAGAAAACGTAACGGTCCGTGGTGATGGTTCTATCGATTTTGATGACGGTTCAAAAACAGAAAATACTCGTGTTTCTTACCCGATTCACCATATCGAAAACATTGTTAAGCCAGTATCAAAAGCAGGTCACGCTAAAAAAGTTATCTTCCTGACAGCGGATGCATTTGGTGTGCTACCACCAGTATCGAAACTGACTCCTGAACAGACTAAATACCACTTCCTATCTGGGTTTACAGCGAAGCTCGCAGGTACAGAGCGCGGTATTACAGAGCCAACGCCAACGTTCTCTGCGGCATTTGGCGCTGCATTCCTAACGCTCCACCCAACTCAGTACGCTGAAGTGCTTGTGAAGCGCATGGAAGCGGCTGGTGCAGAAGCTTACCTAGTGAACACAGGTTGGAATGGCAGTGGTAAGCGTATCTCTATCAAAGATACTCGCGGCATCATCGACGCTATCCTAGATGGTTCAATCGACAATGCAGACACTAAGGTTATCCCTATGTTTAACCTAGAAGTGCCACTCGCCTTACACGATGTAGACTCGACCATTCTTGACCCACGTGATACGTACACTGACCCGCTACAGTGGGAGAGCAAAGCGAAGGATCTAGCAACACGATTCATCAACAACTTTGATAAATACACAGACAATGCTGAAGGTCAGTCACTGGTTGCGGCTGGTCCACAATTAGACTAA
- the hslO gene encoding Hsp33 family molecular chaperone HslO: MADPMSTSNVLNRYLFEDLSVRGELVQMDEAYQQIISSKEYPAPVQKLLGELLVSTTLLTATLKFEGSITMQLQGDGPVSLAVINGDNNQKIRGVARFEGDIADNAGLHDLMGKGHLVITIDPKQGERYQGIVGLEGDTLAEVLEGYFANSEQLKTRLWLRTGEHEGKAHAAGMLLQVMPDGTGTPDDFEHLEQLTDTVKNEELFSLEANELLYRLYNQEKVQLFTPQPVEFYCGCSRERSAAAIITVAQEEMYDILSTEGSVALHCDYCGTNYSFDKNDVDALYAEAADKGSNTVH; this comes from the coding sequence ATGGCAGACCCAATGTCTACAAGTAATGTTTTAAATCGCTACCTATTTGAAGACCTATCAGTACGTGGTGAATTGGTACAAATGGATGAAGCGTACCAACAGATTATTTCTAGCAAGGAATACCCAGCGCCAGTACAGAAACTGCTGGGTGAGCTATTGGTCTCAACGACGCTACTAACGGCGACCTTAAAGTTTGAAGGTTCTATCACTATGCAGCTTCAAGGTGATGGCCCAGTATCTCTCGCTGTGATCAATGGTGATAACAACCAGAAGATCCGCGGTGTTGCTCGCTTTGAAGGGGATATTGCTGACAACGCAGGCCTACACGACCTTATGGGTAAAGGCCATCTAGTGATCACTATCGACCCTAAGCAAGGTGAGCGTTACCAAGGTATCGTTGGCCTTGAAGGCGACACGCTTGCTGAAGTGCTTGAAGGTTACTTCGCTAACTCTGAACAGCTTAAGACTCGTCTATGGTTACGCACTGGCGAGCATGAAGGTAAAGCACACGCTGCTGGTATGCTATTGCAGGTTATGCCAGACGGCACAGGTACGCCAGACGACTTCGAACACCTAGAGCAACTAACTGACACAGTTAAAAACGAAGAACTGTTCTCCCTAGAAGCGAACGAACTGCTTTACCGTTTGTACAACCAAGAGAAAGTCCAACTGTTCACCCCACAACCAGTTGAGTTCTACTGTGGTTGTTCACGTGAGCGGAGCGCGGCGGCTATCATTACGGTTGCTCAAGAAGAGATGTACGACATCCTAAGTACCGAAGGCAGTGTTGCTCTGCATTGTGATTACTGTGGCACAAATTATTCATTCGACAAGAACGACGTTGATGCACTGTACGCTGAAGCAGCCGATAAAGGCAGCAATACCGTTCATTAA
- the hslR gene encoding ribosome-associated heat shock protein Hsp15, with product MKTVDEAVRLDKWLWAARFYKTRSIARNMVDGGKVHYNGQRSKPSKIVELGAVITLRQGNEEKTVTIEKISAHRGGAPIAQTLYEETTESLAKREEFAKQRKLNAHNPAPDRRPDKKQRRDIIKFKTQ from the coding sequence ATGAAAACTGTTGATGAAGCTGTCAGACTCGATAAATGGTTGTGGGCAGCTCGTTTTTACAAAACCCGCTCTATTGCTCGCAACATGGTCGATGGTGGCAAAGTCCACTATAATGGTCAACGCAGCAAACCAAGTAAAATTGTCGAACTTGGGGCGGTGATTACACTGCGTCAAGGGAATGAAGAAAAAACGGTGACTATCGAGAAAATTTCGGCGCATCGTGGCGGGGCTCCGATCGCTCAAACACTCTATGAAGAAACCACCGAGAGCTTGGCAAAAAGAGAAGAGTTTGCGAAACAACGCAAGCTGAATGCTCATAACCCAGCTCCAGATCGTCGTCCGGATAAGAAGCAACGTCGTGACATCATCAAGTTCAAGACTCAATAA
- the gspC gene encoding type II secretion system protein GspC — translation MNFLELKNRIGHSPVLSRLLENKFVFQQKLSLATCCLLIAASAWILGQLAWFLVPAEQTVVPWKASVSSSSSALQPTLDISSLQQSNLFGAYNPTTPAVVEQQVIQDAPKTRLNLILVGAVASSNPKLSLAVIANRGTQATYGINEVIEGTRAKLKAVLVDRVIIDNSGRDETLMLEGIEYKRLAVSEPAPPRASSSVRGNNPASAEEKLDEIKAKIMEDPQQIFQYVRLSQVKRDDQVIGYRVSPGKDSELFNSVGLQNGDIATQLNGQDLTDPAAMGNIFRSISELTELNLVVERDGQQHEVFIEF, via the coding sequence GTGAACTTTTTAGAGCTCAAAAATCGCATAGGACACTCACCTGTGTTGAGCCGCTTATTAGAGAATAAATTTGTATTTCAGCAGAAACTAAGCCTAGCGACTTGTTGTTTGTTAATTGCAGCTTCAGCATGGATTTTAGGACAGCTTGCATGGTTTCTTGTACCTGCTGAGCAAACGGTTGTGCCTTGGAAAGCGTCTGTTTCATCTTCTTCTTCAGCACTTCAACCGACCCTTGATATCTCTTCTTTGCAACAGAGTAACCTTTTTGGCGCCTATAACCCAACCACGCCCGCTGTGGTTGAACAGCAAGTTATCCAAGATGCGCCAAAGACACGGTTGAACCTGATTTTAGTGGGTGCAGTCGCCAGTTCTAACCCCAAATTAAGCTTAGCTGTGATTGCTAATCGTGGCACACAAGCAACCTACGGAATTAACGAAGTAATAGAAGGCACTCGAGCTAAGCTCAAAGCGGTATTAGTGGATCGTGTCATTATTGATAACTCAGGGCGAGATGAAACCCTGATGCTTGAAGGTATTGAATACAAACGTTTAGCCGTATCTGAACCTGCGCCACCTCGCGCTTCTTCTTCGGTTCGTGGCAATAACCCAGCTTCTGCAGAAGAGAAGTTGGATGAAATAAAAGCGAAGATAATGGAGGATCCACAACAAATTTTCCAATATGTTCGTTTATCTCAGGTTAAGCGTGACGATCAAGTGATCGGTTATCGTGTGAGCCCTGGCAAAGATTCAGAACTTTTTAACTCTGTTGGGCTCCAAAACGGGGATATTGCTACTCAGTTAAATGGACAAGATCTGACTGACCCTGCCGCTATGGGCAACATATTCCGATCAATCTCAGAGCTAACTGAGCTAAATCTCGTCGTTGAGCGAGATGGTCAACAACATGAAGTATTTATTGAATTTTAG